A region of Mauremys mutica isolate MM-2020 ecotype Southern chromosome 2, ASM2049712v1, whole genome shotgun sequence DNA encodes the following proteins:
- the LOC123363188 gene encoding microtubule cross-linking factor 1-like, with translation METLNGTSPSDTLKQQQQQGHHHPHAEKKRLNRAPSPARPFLKDLHGRASSAKPPPVPPKSPSLSGKPQQPGAPPQSAGLLATQSRLSRRSGSQGAKAGAAAGTGGRAGSAKAALWSKKAARAQEQGGGKAGARQAGGEPGHPPGKGRKGKRGAPPQQGGSLASAAGPGLGSGHAAGAAPARLSHTDSSSDLSDCPSEPLSDEQRPAQAASSDAESGTGSSDREQPPAPGRAGTPVPGGSPALGAPPCPESPAGQRAAQPAPPCSPQPASPAPGGEEPSWGRAAENMRLGSKAPAPCQPPAAEEEEELLREIEELRSENDYLKVNSAEGRGQRVGASPRRREAGPGG, from the coding sequence ATGGAGACTTTAAATGGCACCAGCCCAAGTGATACcctcaagcagcagcagcagcagggccaccaccacccccacgcTGAGAAGAAGAGACTGAACCGAGCCCCTTCCCCCGCCAGACCCTTCCTCAAGGATCTCCACGGCCGGGCATCGTCTGCCAAGCCCCCGCCGGTGCCGCCCAAATCCCCCAGCCTGTCGGGCAAGCCGCAGCAGCCGGGCGCCCCGCCTCAATCCGCCGGGCTCCTGGCCACCCAGAGCCGCCTCTCCAGGCGCAGCGGCTCCCAGGGCGCAAAGGCAGGGGCAGCAGCCGGGACGGGCGGCCGAGCGGGCAGCGCCAAAGCCGCCCTGTGGAGCAAGAAGGCGGCCCGAGCCCAGGAGCAAGGGGGCGGCAAGGCCGGGGCCAGgcaggccgggggggagccgggccaCCCGCCCGGCAAAggcaggaaggggaagagaggcgcccccccgcagcaggggggctctctgGCCTCGGCCGCCGGGCCCGGGCTGGGCAGCGGCCATGCGGCCGGGGCGGCTCCGGCCAGGCTCAGCCACACGGACAGCAGCTCCGACCTGTCCGACTGCCCCTCCGAGCCGCTCTCCGATGAGCAGCGACCGGCCCAGGCCGCCAGCAGCGACGCCGAGTCCGGCACCGGCTCCAGCGACCGGGAGCAGCCGCCTGCCCCGGGCCGAGCGGGCACCCCGGTGCCTGGGGGCAGCCCCGCGCTGGGCGCCCCGCCGTGCCCGGAGAGCCCCGCCGGCCAGAGGGCGGCGCAGCCAGCTCCGCCCTGCAGCCCGCAGCCCGCCTCGCCCGCCCCCGGGGGAGAAGAGCCGAGCTGGGGCCGAGCCGCGGAGAACATGCGGCTGGGCAGCAAAGCGCCCGCCCCCTGCCAGCCGCCggcggcggaggaggaggaggagctgctgcgggAGATCGAGGAGCTGCGCTCGGAAAATGACTATCTCAAGGTAAACAGCGCCGAGGGGCGGGGCCAGCGGGTGGGCGCATCCCCCCGGCGCAGGGAGGCGGGACCTGGGGGCTGA